A single genomic interval of Cervus elaphus chromosome 26, mCerEla1.1, whole genome shotgun sequence harbors:
- the LOC122684423 gene encoding protein PBDC1-like, with amino-acid sequence MAWAMRAMQHAEIYYKLISSVDPQFLKLTKVDDQIYSEFRENFKNLRIDILDPEELKSESAKEKWRPFCLKFDGIVEDFNYGTLLRLNCSQGYTEENTIFAPRIQFFAIEIARNREGYNKAVYTGIKDKEEKEASNGGDKGANSREEEKGANREGEKEKEAYKEINKSSETTM; translated from the coding sequence ATGGCTTGGGCCATGAGAGCAATGCAGCATGCTGAAATCTACTACAAACTGATTTCATCAGTTGACCCACAGTTCCTGAAACTCACCAAAGTGGATGACCAAATCTATTCTGAGTTTCGGGAAAATTTTAAGAATCTCAGGATAGATATACTGGATCCAGAAGAACTCAAATCAGAATCAGCTAAAGAGAAGTGGAGGCCATTCTGCTTGAAGTTCGATGGGATTGTGGAAGACTTCAACTATGGTACTTTGCTGCGACTGAACTGTTCACAGGGCTACACTGAAGAAAACACCATCTTTGCACCCAGGATAcaattttttgccattgaaaTTGCTCGGAATCGAGAAGGTTATAACAAAGCAGTTTATACTGGTATTAAggacaaagaagagaaagaagccagcaaTGGAGGAGACAAAGGAGCCAAcagcagagaagaagaaaaaggagccaacagagaaggagaaaaagagaaagaagcctaCAAAGAAATCAACAAAAGTAGTGAAACAACTATGTGA